The following DNA comes from Erigeron canadensis isolate Cc75 chromosome 3, C_canadensis_v1, whole genome shotgun sequence.
TTATAAACATCAAATCATTTCATGGGATCACTGACTGACTTTACTATCTAAAACCAGCATCCGGGAaagaaaaacacacatacacataggGAGAGGCGTTAAAAGAttggaaataaaataaattagaaaaaatggcAAAGCTGTTTTTAAACCAAGCGAAAGAATACGTCAAGACACGTCCAGGTTATCCACAACAGCTGTTTGATTTCATCTCCTCAAAAACGCCATGCCACGATCTCGTTTGGGATGTCGGAACCGGCAGTGGTCAGGCTGCTATCTCTGTAAGTCCCCCTTCCTTTTTATCACCTCCTAATATATCtattttaataatagtgatGATCTATATCTATTACTGTACTTAATCATCAGGAAGTTTTTGTactaattaatcaattaaaaactttataaatatcgagattttctgtcagatatCATGGTTAGATTACTATGACCCAATCCGCTTGTGCGGACCGGCTAGGATCCAGTTTGTGTACGAATTACTTTATAGATCTGTTTTtgtatttacatcaattaagtttggatttttaattttgtatctCATATTTTTGATCATTAGTTTTTCTCCTTACTCTCCTTAATATCatcaatcattaaaaaaaagttagggggtgtttggcctagcttttaTAAAATGGCTTAtgcttataaaaaatataagtagCTTATGGCTTTTTTGCTTtaagtttataagcttttttgtagtgtttggattagcttatggcttttgaaaggaaaatgaaGGGAAATAAGCTAAAAAGCTTGGCAAAGATGGCTTTTCAAAAATGGCTTATATAAGCTAATAAGCCTAAGCAAATAAGCCCACACAAACACTAAAAAGTAGcttattttactttcataagCAAATAAGCAAAAAAGCCATGAAAATAAGCTaacccaaacacccccttagaatatatattgaatatatcagctataactttaaaaaataataagcaCAAAAGTAAGTCtttcaaatgctttataatgtagctTGCCAGCATATACAAGAGTGTGATTGGAACAGATACCAGTAGCAAACAAATAGAATTTGCTCCTAAGCTCCCAAATGTCCATTACAAATGTACTTCTGCCAATATGTCCATTTCTGAACTAGAAGAGAAGATTGGAATAGAGTCCAGTGTTGATCTAGTCACAGTAGCTCAAGCTCTCCATTGGTTTGCTAATGATAGTTTTTTTGATCAAGTCAAAAGGGTACTCAAGAAACCAAATGGTGTAATCGCGGCATGGTGTTACACTACTCCAGTGATTGATGATCTATTCGACCCCGTGTTTAATAGGTTTTACGCGGAATCACAACCTTATTGGGATTCGTTACGTGGATTGGTAGATGACAAGTATAAGACTCTCAAGTTTCCTTTTGAGCCCGTGGATGGATGTGATGACACCGGCCCGTTTGAATTTAAAACCGTGCAGTTGATGAGTTTGGATGACTTCTTTACGTACATTAAGTCATGGTCGGGTTACCAGACCGCAAAAGAAAAGGGTGTCGAGTTACTTAACAGTGATGTGGTTGAGGAATTCACGAAAGCTTGGAATGAAGAAGGGAATGGACAGAAAAGTGTTACCTATCCGGTTTATCTAAGGATTGGTAAAGCATAGGATTCTGTTTAAACGCCCCATTTTAAGTAATAAAGTTCATTTGGCATATTGGATTgttatatttcataattaaacatCAGATTGTGAAGTATTTTCTCATGGATGTAACATAAATATTGTAGCCTGTTTTTCAAAGTTGTATAATAATGACAAAATGTCATGCTCTGACCATAATATTCATAATCTAAGATTACaacttatttgttttttaaacatttgttataaattaatagttatttACCGttccaaaaaaatatttaaaatctgTTCTTATTGAGTCATTTTCTTTGTTATCAAAATGATATTGCTTTGATAACTAAATGGCTTaattagttttagataatattCATAATCTAAGATTACAACTAAATTGCTTTGTTATCAATTGAAGATCGGTGATGCCAACGCCGGACTTAGCTAATTTAGCGATGGACGGTGTTCCATCATCGGGCTTACTACTTTTACAAAATTCTTTGGCTAAAATACTAAAAACACCAAATACCTTGAAATTATTACTATCCCTACAAATAATTCTGGCTTAATTAGTAAGTTAGTATGACTTCAAAGTCTTAGTTAGACAACAACTTATTTGGTCGTCTAAAATGGATAAATTACAAAGTACTCGTACATAgatattttaaacaataaaaccATTAATGAATAATTATCAATAGATTTACAGAGGATGGTATTACACATATGTGCAAAGTCAATATGGCTTTGTAATTCATGAATTATCATTGGAAATTTGTATAACAATAGGTAGTTGTGGCCTAAGGGATTCGCGACTCATTAGTTAAGTTTTAGAACTTAATAAAATCCAGCAGAACTTGAATTtcatttattacatttgtaATAGTGGATTATTGAAGGGTTTTCAAAGTCCTGAGTTTCATCCCAGACATGCGTGGTTTGAGTTCTGTATATTGCCTTATTGGATGTCACCATGATGTCATTCGTTAACTACAAACTAATAActtgtttaaaaaaacaaatattaaaataggtagttatgatatttaaagagataaataaataaacaaaaaagaaattagAAATGTAGTGTTGGTCGAAAAAGAAACGAGAGCTacttatttaacattttgtccccttttagatttattttttataagttttctaagtttgccccctttgaaattttttcctggtaccgtcTCTGTGGCCCACCACTGCCTCGTCCATCTTCTCCCTATCTGCGAACGAGACAACTTTCGATGAGAATGACGAGCTCACTAGCATTAACGTCCTTTTACGACGAGGACGAAGCGAACATGGACGAGCTCGTCCTCTTACTACTACGAGCGACCTTATAGTTTTTATTCTCGTATAAAAATTGTGCCCGCTTTCAAAAGTTACTGATTCTTAATGGGTGAGAATTTGGCATGTCTATATTCGATATCAGTGAGATGCCGATCACATTATTTACCCATAAATAAAGATGGTCTTAGCAACATGATCTAATACGATCCACTTATTTTAAGATCATCTTTATTCTTTGAACAAAAAACATGTCAAGTCTTCCCACAATACCATGCACCATTACCACCATAGTAGTAAATTTACGTTTTACCCAATGTATACAAAACCAAGGTTTTCCATAAATTGAGATAATCATACGAGTAATCATTTAACGGAAGTGCTAATTGAGAAGATACCCACTAAGTTTCTAAGTGTTATTAAGTATTAGGTTTCAAATCCTGACAAATGATGTTATTTacatttcattaaataaaataagagtAGAATATGATttgctgttagaaaaaaaaagaataataaaaactaaGCACTATACGATTTCTAGCTCAAAGCATTTGCTGAAAATGTTTAATAGGctaaaatttcttttaaaaaaaaatgttaataatgaaaagtttttatccattttataaagacaaagtaaataaataactaacacCTCTTACATTAGTGTACTCACGCCAGTTTGACTCTTGATAATGTCTTAAAAAGTTTGATTTCGTATAATTCAATTTATATGCAACAACTTATCTTTAAACTAGTAAGTATTGTAAAAAATCGGACATGAGGTCCATACatctttttgtgtgtgttttttatattccattttttgatacatatattatacttaTCTTTCAACTTAATTGAAATTTCAACCATTACGATTTCAGTTTATCTACAGGATATATGTTTGGgagaaaattaattataaatagtaCCAAATTACTGATAATAGAGTATTAGAATAACTTGATACTTgtctatattattttttttgtgatgTTTGTCTATTCTTGTTTAAGGACAATTTTGTAGCGTGTTCTTGAGCTTTTATTTATAAGAATGTTTTTATAACTATATGTGAAATTAGATAATTTATCAGAATTTtggcatatataaaaaaaatatgatatgacAACTGATTATGCAATTAAAAGTGTAAAGCGTTAGACAATCCTATATTAAAGATTAAAGATatgtcgtcatcatcatcatcatatataaagCTCACAAATCTAAATATTTAACATGAAAACGGCTcgtttaatatttgattttgatggtTTGAGTTATATCTCTGAGTATATATAAGAGAAATATGTTAAATTGATTTAATACACAAGACAACAACTAAGACGCCAAATAACACATAGCTTGAAAGAGGGCACAATCATATCGTAAGGAAATATCAGCACAAAATAATTCCACCATCAACCCAATATTTAGAATTAAAAGTGAACTAGCACAAAACCACCTAAGAAGACACATCCTACTTTAATTTATTGATGATGATAGAATGTTTATGTGTTAAACACTGGAGTCAACAACCGCTGACCGACATTATCATGTCATTTTGACCCAAATCAAGTTGATATATATGTCGCCACCAGCTCTTGAAAGACTTTGTACCATTCATAACTCAAAGTCAACTGTTAAATTCTTGATCATGACAATCGTGTAATTCATGAATACAAACAAGTTTTTTCCAAAACACTCCAGCATTGACTAACAGTAGGAGTAACACGTTATTGACCCACAAGCTTTTTTTGTATGTGGCCACTATCTCTTGAAAGACTTTGTATGATCATTGACTGACTCCAAGTctattatgaattaaatgtCTAGTGGAATCaagtaaatatatacataagtaTACGTTCATAAAAGTTTAAGGTATACGTTTTGTTATAAAGGTGCCCCATTCCTCCTGATTCTGAATTATAAAACATCTACTCTATCTTAATTACTCCAAAATGGAAACCGCTATCATTGTCAATTTCACAATATTATACATGTTCTTTCAAGCATATGGCTCAAGCAGCAACAACACCACAATCACCGCATACTCAAACATTACATGTACCCAAAGAGAGCGACAATCATTGCTTTTATTCAGACAAGGTCTGGTAGATGAATCAAATCGGTTGTCAACATGGACCGGAGAAGAATGTTGTGAGTGGCAAGGTGTTGGGTGTGACAAAAGAAAAGGTCATGTTGTCAAACTTGATCTTCAATGTCCATTGTCTTTCACGGATGACTATACTTTTCACAAAAGCAACTGTTTCAAAGGTAAGGTAAGTTCTTCTTTACTTGACTTGAAGCATTTGCGTTACTTGGACCTGAGCATGAACAATTTCTCGGGACAAAATATTCCTGAATTCCTTAGGTCTTTCAAGTATTTGGAATACCTTAACCTCTCTTACTCAGGTTTTAGTGGTGCGGTCCCTCATCTAGGAAATCTCTCGAGGTTACAAAATCTTTATCTTAATGATAACGATTTGATGGTAAAGAATGATTTGGGGTGGGTCTCATTGTTGTCGTCGTTAAAGCACTTAGATTTCTCAGGGATAACAATCGGTAACCATATTGATTGGTTCCATCCAGCTAACATGTTACCCTCTTTGCTTACACTAAACTTGGCCATGTGTGACATCCATATCCCCGCCACAAAGTTGATCAATTTCACTTCTCTCAATTCACTAGATCTCTCTTCCAATGGTATCAACTCCACCATTCCTGTCTGGTTATCAAACCTTACTGGCCTCGTGCATCTAAACCTTAGAAATAACAGCTTCCATGGGGGAATACCTGATTCCATTCGAACCTTGAACTCTATTTCTTCCATCGACCTTTCATGGAATCAATTGTCTGGTCCGGTACCTCCCTCACTTGGTGGTCTATCATCTTTAAAACTACTCGATCTTTCTGTTAATCAATTGAGTGGGAGCATACCTGGAAGCATTGGACTACTCACGAGGCTACAATATCTCTTTCTTCAATATAATGAATTTAGTGGGAACATTCCCACTAGTTTTGGTCAACTTTCAAACCTCCATTCCCTTTTTCTTGATGGTAATGAATTGACTGGGAACATTCTCGCTAGTCTTGGTCAACTTTCAAACCTCCAAACCCTTTTTCTTGATGGTAACCTATTGAGTGGGGTTGTTTCTGAAATTCACTTCACAAAACTCTACAATCTAACTATATTGGGGTTGTCTGGTAATTCATTGATGACGTTTAATGTGAGCCCTCATTGGATTCCTCCCTTCCAATTGAAGTATTTTGATGCAAGCTCCTGCAACATAGGACCCCAATTCCCAAATATTCAAACATCAACAGCTCTTGGGTTTTTATATCTTAGAAATTCGGGTATAAGAGATACAATACCAGAATGGTTTCAGAATATCTCCTCTCATCTTCAGCGTTTGGATCTGTCCAACAACCAGATCCATGGAGATCTGGCACAAATAATAGCAAACAACACAGGTATACAATTACTTTCCGAAAATCTGTCATTAATAACGATAAAAAgtcttatttttgtttgaatttatatattttttagcttCTTTGTTTGAACGAAATTaagaatatattataaaacGAGCTCGTCTACCTTTTACCCTGTCAATGGGCCGGGTCTTAGATCCATTTTTAAGCACTTTTGGGTCACGGTTCTTGCGGGGCAGGGCCGGTTCTAGACCCGTGCTCATCCCTAACTTTGtgtatacatttatttatttgacaGTAAactaatacggagtatataattCTTTCAGAAATTCTTTTTGTCTTTCTTGTTATGAATTATTTGaaaaaatacttatttttaattaaattctaACTTACTAatcttaaataataattttgagaATATGACACTAAAGTTTAAGTTAAACTCTCTAAGCTTTACAATAGAATTTAAAATTATACGAACAATTTTCAATTTCTCTGTATGGAAAAATTTCTTTACATTTTATAGATAGTTTTTAATATGTGATTTCATCattagaaattataaaattgtacTTATAAAATACTAAGtttgtaattaaataaaataattgtgTAAATGATAAAGTGTGCCTAAATGTTTAAGGAAGGATAACTGAATATTCATGTTATAAAGATATATTAGTCCATTGTGGTTTGGATATGTGGTAAATATTTTACCTTTTGGAGGTCGGAGGTCTTTTTCTACCGGTTATGTAGAACCTGGAGTAATGTCTCTACTTAAGTAAATATAACgtttgtctacatcttaacttACTCATATAAGGGCATCCACAATGGTAGGTTGataaatgacttttttttatacaaaaaagctattgaaaagcTTTTTATCATTGGGATGAATGACTTTTTTCTTCAAAAGGTTGATACTCTTCAACCTATTGAAACAAAAGCTTTTTACACACtcaatgtaataaaagaaagtgGAGGGAAAGAGGTTTTGAAAgttatattgttttaataatgatgtgataaataaaaaaaaaactattaatagTTTTTTACCATTGAAGATGCTCTAATGTTGAGCCAAAACGATTGTGGacaactttttatttctttctagTCTATTCACACCATCAAAATCTGGATTAAAAATGATGTGTTagagatttaaaaaaatggCGTTGAATGAAActtgatttaattaatatatttaagaaTTATTCTAGTGTCAAATATTCGGAAAGTTaatgatattttcaaaataaaatgtattgttagataaatacaaataagaaaccataaaaattcaaatgtaaaaatataaaagacacAAACTattaatttgatgtttaacaAATATCAAACTTATTCgaataatataaaatacatttatGCAAAATTTCATTGCAATCAATACAGGAAATAGAATAGAAAGATTTCTAAACTTTCATTTGTACATGATTAGTATATTAGTTATTTATGtaacaatttaaatttttatacgGTTGGTGGATTATTAAACTGTAGTTAACTCATAGATATACgtggaattttgttttaatatagatgttaacaaatttattttcatatatcgATTAacataatttgtatttttaagattgtgaatataaattattataaggATTGGATTGCTATAATTAGTTGAAATGTagattagttttattattttttgtggagatatatttttaatattttaattattattcgtaataaacaagaaaaactaaaaagtgctaattatatttataattaagagTAAATTACTAAAATGGTATATGTGGTTTGGTTGAAATGACTAGTTTCATACATGCAAAGATCAAATTACGCTAATGATACCTATGGTTTACCATTTAGAACTCGAACCATTCCTCGCAATGACGATTGTTAGTTGTGTCATTAAATAGCTCCACGTGTCTTGCATGTGAGGTATGAAACATGTAATATTCGTAATTTATCAAACTACATgtatcatttgtgtaatttacaCTGAGTTTGTGtactattatatattagtaaatGAACTACACAAAATTTGTttactaatatataaattttgaactAGACTAATGATTGGTCCAACCCAAGCCATATTAACttgtattataaaatttaactaCACTAATGGTTGCCCCATCAGGTCTTGAAGTTGTCAATCTTGGGAACAACCGTTTTAATGGAAGCATTCCAGCGCACTTATGTGAGCAGCTTAGTTTAAAAGTAATGGATTTATCCAATAATAACTTATCTGGAGTTCTTCCCATGTGCTTAGGAAACTTGATTCAATTAGAGGCGATCGATCTTACAAATAACACTATAACGGGAGATATTCCAAGCTCATTAGGTTCTTTATCACAGCTTCGGTCCTTGCATTTGCACAACAACAAATTTCAGGGCAATATTCCGTTAGCTTTACATAACTTGATAGGCTTAGAAACCCTTGATTTAGGGAACAATTTGTTGACATGTAATATCCCTTCTTGGATTGGAAAAAGGCTATCGAAGCTTAGAATCTTGAATCTCCAATCGAATAAGTTAAAGGGTAAGATTCCAACCGAACTTTGTCAAATTAATCATCTTCAACATTTAAACCTGGCAAATAATAGTATAACAGGAAATATCCCTCATTGCTTTTGTAATTTAACTGGTATGATTATGAGTGACTTCAACTTCACATATGATGGCTATGGATATGAAGAAAATGTCGAGGCATACATAAAGGGTATTCAATTGAAGTATACCAAGACAACCAGGTTTCTTATATCCTTAGATCTCTCGAACAACAAAATTGATGGCGAAATTCCTGATGTATTGACGAAgcttatatcattaaaaaatttaaatctttCGAGAAACATGTTAAGTGGACACATTCCAAAAAACATTGGAAATATAAAGTCAATTGAATCTTTAGATTTGTCGACAAATAAGTTGTCAGGTCAAATTCCTCCAAGTATGGGTAGCTTGATCTTTCTAAGCTACTTAAACTTATCATTCAATAAACTATTTGGTCCAATACCAGTTGGAAATCAgtttaatacttttaatgatccTACAATCTATGAAGGGAACAACAGACTATGTGGAAAACCACTGCCAAGGAATTGCAAGGAAAGCAATTTATTATACACTCATGTTGGTGATGGTGAAAGTAAAGATAGTTCACACGGTTTGTCATGGTTTTATACCGGTATGGTCTCGGGTTTCGTTATCGGATTTATAGGATTTATTGGTAGCTTGCGCTTTGTTAGGATTTGGAGGATAATTTACTTTGAAATGTTAGAGAATGTTTGCAGGTGGCTAACTATTTCAATTCTAGTGACTCTTTCTCGAACTAAGAGGAAGTCTTTCTAATGAGGTATGATTGgatttacaaacatttttttttattaatttaatgtttCATGTTGTGGTTTGCTTATCAAATGAAAAGAGGTATCTTTTTTGGTTCAGAATTAATCTTTGACAAGGTTATTTTGGTCACCTTAAACTGATGTGAAGATTCTACAAGATTATGCTTGAAGAAGCCATAGTTTAgtgttttataaaaagtaaGTTTTACCGTGTATGATTGGGTTTACTATGACTTTACCCAATGGATTGTTTGTACTATAATTATGTACTAGATTTAAATCCCGCGAAAAATGCAGGCAtgtttaacaaatttttttccaGTAATTTCAAtaagataattaattaatat
Coding sequences within:
- the LOC122590838 gene encoding receptor-like protein EIX2 isoform X3 — translated: MNNFSGQNIPEFLRSFKYLEYLNLSYSGFSGAVPHLGNLSRLQNLYLNDNDLMVKNDLGWVSLLSSLKHLDFSGITIGNHIDWFHPANMLPSLLTLNLAMCDIHIPATKLINFTSLNSLDLSSNGINSTIPVWLSNLTGLVHLNLRNNSFHGGIPDSIRTLNSISSIDLSWNQLSGPVPPSLGGLSSLKLLDLSVNQLSGSIPGSIGLLTRLQYLFLQYNEFSGNIPTSFGQLSNLHSLFLDGNELTGNILASLGQLSNLQTLFLDGNLLSGVVSEIHFTKLYNLTILGLSGNSLMTFNVSPHWIPPFQLKYFDASSCNIGPQFPNIQTSTALGFLYLRNSGIRDTIPEWFQNISSHLQRLDLSNNQIHGDLAQIIANNTGLEVVNLGNNRFNGSIPAHLCEQLSLKVMDLSNNNLSGVLPMCLGNLIQLEAIDLTNNTITGDIPSSLGSLSQLRSLHLHNNKFQGNIPLALHNLIGLETLDLGNNLLTCNIPSWIGKRLSKLRILNLQSNKLKGKIPTELCQINHLQHLNLANNSITGNIPHCFCNLTGMIMSDFNFTYDGYGYEENVEAYIKGIQLKYTKTTRFLISLDLSNNKIDGEIPDVLTKLISLKNLNLSRNMLSGHIPKNIGNIKSIESLDLSTNKLSGQIPPSMGSLIFLSYLNLSFNKLFGPIPVGNQFNTFNDPTIYEGNNRLCGKPLPRNCKESNLLYTHVGDGESKDSSHGLSWFYTENVCRWLTISILVTLSRTKRKSF
- the LOC122590838 gene encoding receptor-like protein EIX1 isoform X5, producing the protein MNNFSGQNIPEFLRSFKYLEYLNLSYSGFSGAVPHLGNLSRLQNLYLNDNDLMVKNDLGWVSLLSSLKHLDFSGITIGNHIDWFHPANMLPSLLTLNLAMCDIHIPATKLINFTSLNSLDLSSNGINSTIPVWLSNLTGLVHLNLRNNSFHGGIPDSIRTLNSISSIDLSWNQLSGPVPPSLGGLSSLKLLDLSVNQLSGSIPGSIGLLTRLQYLFLQYNEFSGNIPTSFGQLSNLHSLFLDGNELTGNILASLGQLSNLQTLFLDGNLLSGVVSEIHFTKLYNLTILGLSGNSLMTFNVSPHWIPPFQLKYFDASSCNIGPQFPNIQTSTALGFLYLRNSGIRDTIPEWFQNISSHLQRLDLSNNQIHGDLAQIIANNTGLEVVNLGNNRFNGSIPAHLCEQLSLKVMDLSNNNLSGVLPMCLGNLIQLEAIDLTNNTITGDIPSSLGSLSQLRSLHLHNNKFQGNIPLALHNLIGLETLDLGNNLLTCNIPSWIGKRLSKLRILNLQSNKLKGKIPTELCQINHLQHLNLANNSITGNIPHCFCNLTGMIMSDFNFTYDGYGYEENVEAYIKGIQLKYTKTTRLCGKPLPRNCKESNLLYTHVGDGESKDSSHGLSWFYTGMVSGFVIGFIGFIGSLRFVRIWRIIYFEMLENVCRWLTISILVTLSRTKRKSF
- the LOC122590838 gene encoding receptor-like protein EIX2 isoform X2 codes for the protein MNNFSGQNIPEFLRSFKYLEYLNLSYSGFSGAVPHLGNLSRLQNLYLNDNDLMVKNDLGWVSLLSSLKHLDFSGITIGNHIDWFHPANMLPSLLTLNLAMCDIHIPATKLINFTSLNSLDLSSNGINSTIPVWLSNLTGLVHLNLRNNSFHGGIPDSIRTLNSISSIDLSWNQLSGPVPPSLGGLSSLKLLDLSVNQLSGSIPGSIGLLTRLQYLFLQYNEFSGNIPTSFGQLSNLHSLFLDGNELTGNILASLGQLSNLQTLFLDGNLLSGVVSEIHFTKLYNLTILGLSGNSLMTFNVSPHWIPPFQLKYFDASSCNIGPQFPNIQTSTALGFLYLRNSGIRDTIPEWFQNISSHLQRLDLSNNQIHGDLAQIIANNTGLEVVNLGNNRFNGSIPAHLCEQLSLKVMDLSNNNLSGVLPMCLGNLIQLEAIDLTNNTITGDIPSSLGSLSQLRSLHLHNNKFQGNIPLALHNLIGLETLDLGNNLLTCNIPSWIGKRLSKLRILNLQSNKLKGNIPHCFCNLTGMIMSDFNFTYDGYGYEENVEAYIKGIQLKYTKTTRFLISLDLSNNKIDGEIPDVLTKLISLKNLNLSRNMLSGHIPKNIGNIKSIESLDLSTNKLSGQIPPSMGSLIFLSYLNLSFNKLFGPIPVGNQFNTFNDPTIYEGNNRLCGKPLPRNCKESNLLYTHVGDGESKDSSHGLSWFYTGMVSGFVIGFIGFIGSLRFVRIWRIIYFEMLENVCRWLTISILVTLSRTKRKSF
- the LOC122590838 gene encoding receptor-like protein EIX2 isoform X4, which translates into the protein MNNFSGQNIPEFLRSFKYLEYLNLSYSGFSGAVPHLGNLSRLQNLYLNDNDLMVKNDLGWVSLLSSLKHLDFSGITIGNHIDWFHPANMLPSLLTLNLAMCDIHIPATKLINFTSLNSLDLSSNGINSTIPVWLSNLTGLVHLNLRNNSFHGGIPDSIRTLNSISSIDLSWNQLSGPVPPSLGGLSSLKLLDLSVNQLSGSIPGSIGLLTRLQYLFLQYNEFSGNIPTSFGQLSNLHSLFLDGNELTGNILASLGQLSNLQTLFLDGNLLSGVVSEIHFTKLYNLTILGLSGNSLMTFNVSPHWIPPFQLKYFDASSCNIGPQFPNIQTSTALGFLYLRNSGIRDTIPEWFQNISSHLQRLDLSNNQIHGDLAQIIANNTGLEVVNLGNNRFNGSIPAHLCEQLSLKVMDLSNNNLSGVLPMCLGNLIQLEAIDLTNNTITGDIPSSLGSLSQLRSLHLHNNKFQGNIPLALHNLIGLETLDLGNNLLTCNIPSWIGKRLSKLRILNLQSNKLKGKIPTELCQINHLQHLNLANNSITGNIPHCFCNLTGMIMSDFNFTYDGYGYEENVEAYIKGIQLKYTKTTRFLISLDLSNNKIDGEIPDVLTKLISLKNLNLSRNMLSGHIPKNIGNIKSIESLDLSTNKLSGQIPPSMGSLIFLSYLNLSFNKLFGPIPVGNQFNTFNDPTIYEGNNRLCGKPLPRNCKESNLLYTHVGDGESKDSSHGLSWFYTGG
- the LOC122590838 gene encoding receptor-like protein EIX2 isoform X1, giving the protein MNNFSGQNIPEFLRSFKYLEYLNLSYSGFSGAVPHLGNLSRLQNLYLNDNDLMVKNDLGWVSLLSSLKHLDFSGITIGNHIDWFHPANMLPSLLTLNLAMCDIHIPATKLINFTSLNSLDLSSNGINSTIPVWLSNLTGLVHLNLRNNSFHGGIPDSIRTLNSISSIDLSWNQLSGPVPPSLGGLSSLKLLDLSVNQLSGSIPGSIGLLTRLQYLFLQYNEFSGNIPTSFGQLSNLHSLFLDGNELTGNILASLGQLSNLQTLFLDGNLLSGVVSEIHFTKLYNLTILGLSGNSLMTFNVSPHWIPPFQLKYFDASSCNIGPQFPNIQTSTALGFLYLRNSGIRDTIPEWFQNISSHLQRLDLSNNQIHGDLAQIIANNTGLEVVNLGNNRFNGSIPAHLCEQLSLKVMDLSNNNLSGVLPMCLGNLIQLEAIDLTNNTITGDIPSSLGSLSQLRSLHLHNNKFQGNIPLALHNLIGLETLDLGNNLLTCNIPSWIGKRLSKLRILNLQSNKLKGKIPTELCQINHLQHLNLANNSITGNIPHCFCNLTGMIMSDFNFTYDGYGYEENVEAYIKGIQLKYTKTTRFLISLDLSNNKIDGEIPDVLTKLISLKNLNLSRNMLSGHIPKNIGNIKSIESLDLSTNKLSGQIPPSMGSLIFLSYLNLSFNKLFGPIPVGNQFNTFNDPTIYEGNNRLCGKPLPRNCKESNLLYTHVGDGESKDSSHGLSWFYTGMVSGFVIGFIGFIGSLRFVRIWRIIYFEMLENVCRWLTISILVTLSRTKRKSF
- the LOC122592636 gene encoding putative methyltransferase DDB_G0268948 translates to MAKLFLNQAKEYVKTRPGYPQQLFDFISSKTPCHDLVWDVGTGSGQAAISLASIYKSVIGTDTSSKQIEFAPKLPNVHYKCTSANMSISELEEKIGIESSVDLVTVAQALHWFANDSFFDQVKRVLKKPNGVIAAWCYTTPVIDDLFDPVFNRFYAESQPYWDSLRGLVDDKYKTLKFPFEPVDGCDDTGPFEFKTVQLMSLDDFFTYIKSWSGYQTAKEKGVELLNSDVVEEFTKAWNEEGNGQKSVTYPVYLRIGKA
- the LOC122590838 gene encoding receptor-like protein EIX1 isoform X6; protein product: MNNFSGQNIPEFLRSFKYLEYLNLSYSGFSGAVPHLGNLSRLQNLYLNDNDLMVKNDLGWVSLLSSLKHLDFSGITIGNHIDWFHPANMLPSLLTLNLAMCDIHIPATKLINFTSLNSLDLSSNGINSTIPVWLSNLTGLVHLNLRNNSFHGGIPDSIRTLNSISSIDLSWNQLSGPVPPSLGGLSSLKLLDLSVNQLSGSIPGSIGLLTRLQYLFLQYNEFSGNIPTSFGQLSNLHSLFLDGNELTGNILASLGQLSNLQTLFLDGNLLSGVVSEIHFTKLYNLTILGLSGNSLMTFNVSPHWIPPFQLKYFDASSCNIGPQFPNIQTSTALGFLYLRNSGIRDTIPEWFQNISSHLQRLDLSNNQIHGDLAQIIANNTGLEVVNLGNNRFNGSIPAHLCEQLSLKVMDLSNNNLSGVLPMCLGNLIQLEAIDLTNNTITGDIPSSLGSLSQLRSLHLHNNKFQGNIPLALHNLIGLETLDLGNNLLTCNIPSWIGKRLSKLRILNLQSNKLKGKIPTELCQINHLQHLNLANNSITGNIPHCFCNLTGMIMSDFNFTYDGYGYEENVEAYIKGIQLKYTKTTREQQTMWKTTAKELQGKQFIIHSCW